GGGGTTGACGGAGGTGTTGTCGATCGGGATGGTCGCGAGGTGGATGAGGGTGAGGGTCAGCCCGATGGCGAGCCCGGCGAAGCCCGCGGTGCCGCGCTGCGGGTGGGTGACACCGAGGATCACGATGACGAAGATCGCGGTGAAGAGCACCTCGGCGATGATTGCGGCGCCGAGGCCGAAACCACCCGGAGAGAGCTCCCCGAAGCCGTTGCTGGCGAAACCGCCGTCCTGCGCCTGCGCGAGCCAGTCGCCGGGGCCGAACAGGCCGATGAGCACGATGAGCGTCGTGCCGACGAGTCCGCCGACGATCTGCGCGATGACGTAGGCGGGCACGTCGCGCCAGGCGAAGCGTCCGGCGGCGGCGAGTCCGAGCGTGACGGCGGGATTGAAGTGACCGCCCGAGATCGGACCGAAGGCGTAGATGCCGGCGATGAGGGTCAGACCGAATGCCAGAGAGACGCCGACGAATCCGATGCCGAGGGAGGTGCCGTTCTCACTCGCGCCGAAATCAGCGGAAAAAAGGGCCGCCGAGATGGCGCCGAAGACGAGGAGGAAGGTCCCGAGCGCTTCGGCCACCAGCTTGGTGCTCGTCGAGGGCACGGCATCGCGCGCTGCGGGGTCGTGTCCGGCCGTGGGTGGTGCGTCCGACATGTCGGATTCCTTTCGTCGCGCCGAGCGTAGCGTCGCGCGGGGGCGCCCCGTGTCCGCACACGCGGCTCACGCGTGGGCTCGCCTCCCCGTCAGAGGTGTGCCGCATGCGCGGCCGGTCACAGCCGCCCGGCCGCCTTCAGGGCGAGGTACCGGTCGGCGACGGCAGGCGGAAGATCGTCGGGCGAGGCGGCGATCGATTCGGCGCCGGCGCGACGGACCGCGGCGGCGACGCGTTCGGCGTCCCGCGCCGCTCGCGCGTACGCGGCCTGCCGGTAGAGCTCGTCGGCATCGGGCCGCGGATCGGCGGGCACGGGGTCGTCGGTGACCGAGGCCACGACGACGCGGGTGCGAGCGGTCACCGCCGGGAGCGACCCGAGGAACCCGCGAGCGGCCTCGGGGGCGTCCTGGGCGGTCAGCAGCACCACGAGCGAGGGGCGGGAGGTGAGGCGGCGCACCTGCGCGATCGCCGCGTCCCAGTCGGTGTCGATCAGCTGCGGGTCCACGGGAGCCATCGCGTCCACGAGGGCGGGAAGGAGCCCGGGGCCGTCGACCCCGGTCACCCGGGCACGCACGAGGCGATCGAACATCACGAGGTGCACGTGGTCGCCCGCCCGCGAGGCAAGGGCCGAGAGCAGGAGGGCCGCCTCCATCGCGGCATCCATCCGCACCCCGTCGCCGACCCGCGCGGCCGCGGTCCGGCCGGTGTCGATGATGATGACCACGTGCCGGTCGCGCTCGGGTCGCCAGGTGCGGAGCATCGTCGTTCCGGCGCGGGCGGTCGCCCGCCAGTCGATGGAGCGCACGTCGTCGCCGCGGACGTACTCGCGCAGGCTGTCGAACTCGGTGCCCTGCCCCCGGACCTGGACGCTGGTGTTGCCGTCGAGTTCGCGCAGCCGTGCCAGGCGCGAGGGGAGGTGACGCCGGGAAGTGAAGGGCGGAAGGACCCGCAGCGCCCCCGGCGCGTCGAGGCGCCGCTGCCGGCCGGCGAGCCCCAGCGGACCGGCGCTGCGCACCACGAGGAACTCCGTGCGCAGCTCGCCGCGCCGGCGGGGGAGGAGCGGCACCCGCACCAGGCGGGACTCGCCGGGCGGGATGTCGACGGCGGCGCGCTCGAGCGGCGCCCCGGCCGTGGGCTGCCAGGCATCGCGCACCCGCCCCCGCAGGGTCCGGACGCCCGTGTTGCGAACTGTCACGCCGGTCTCGACCTGCTGTCCGAGGAGGCTCCGCCGAGGAATCTCGCGGACGACGTCGAGTTGACGCGGATCGGGCGCCGCCGCGGCATCCGTCAGCGCCAGCGCGATCGAGAGCAGGGCCCACCCCGCCATCGCCAGCCACGCGTCGACACCGGCGATCGAGAGCAGCACGACCG
The Microbacterium sp. SLBN-154 DNA segment above includes these coding regions:
- the aqpZ gene encoding aquaporin Z, which codes for MSDAPPTAGHDPAARDAVPSTSTKLVAEALGTFLLVFGAISAALFSADFGASENGTSLGIGFVGVSLAFGLTLIAGIYAFGPISGGHFNPAVTLGLAAAGRFAWRDVPAYVIAQIVGGLVGTTLIVLIGLFGPGDWLAQAQDGGFASNGFGELSPGGFGLGAAIIAEVLFTAIFVIVILGVTHPQRGTAGFAGLAIGLTLTLIHLATIPIDNTSVNPARSIATAVYGGAEPFLQLWVFIVFPIVGGLLAGFLHRALFEKTPAPPAQKEARTR
- a CDS encoding DUF58 domain-containing protein gives rise to the protein MYVTGRLPLFVGLGVVPVVLLSIAGVDAWLAMAGWALLSIALALTDAAAAPDPRQLDVVREIPRRSLLGQQVETGVTVRNTGVRTLRGRVRDAWQPTAGAPLERAAVDIPPGESRLVRVPLLPRRRGELRTEFLVVRSAGPLGLAGRQRRLDAPGALRVLPPFTSRRHLPSRLARLRELDGNTSVQVRGQGTEFDSLREYVRGDDVRSIDWRATARAGTTMLRTWRPERDRHVVIIIDTGRTAAARVGDGVRMDAAMEAALLLSALASRAGDHVHLVMFDRLVRARVTGVDGPGLLPALVDAMAPVDPQLIDTDWDAAIAQVRRLTSRPSLVVLLTAQDAPEAARGFLGSLPAVTARTRVVVASVTDDPVPADPRPDADELYRQAAYARAARDAERVAAAVRRAGAESIAASPDDLPPAVADRYLALKAAGRL